The Streptomyces durmitorensis genome contains the following window.
CGCAGTGGATGCCGGGGTAGCGGTTCCAGTACCACGTGCCGCCGAAGTCACCGCCCTTCTCGATGACACGCACCTTCGCCACTCCCTGACCGCGCAGACGTGCGCCCGCCAGGATCCCGCCGAACCCGCCGCCGACGATCGCGACGTCCACCACGTCGTGCAGCGGCTCGCGCTCCGCCGTCCCGCCGGAGTACGGGTCGTCGGCGAAGTAGCCGAACTCCGCCTCGGTGGACCGGTACTGGCCCGCGCCTTCGGGTCGCACACGGCGTTCCCGCTCGAGGCGGTAGCGCTCGCGCAGGGCGACGATCTCCTGCGGGGTCGGCTGGGTGGCGTACTGCGGCAGGTGCATGGTGCGAGGCCTCTCGTGGGGGAGGGGGGTCGGGCTCGTGGGGGAGGTGCGCCGGGTCCCGAACAGGCGTGATCAGTGCCCTCGTTGGAGCGTCCCGTGCGGCCACAGGTACCGTAACCCAGGAACCGGACAGTGTTGTCCGGTTGGGGTCGGTCACCTCGCGCCCCGCCCGAGCGCCACGACATGAAAGGCCTGCGATGCCGAACGTCACCCCCGCCTCCCCACTGCGCGACTGGCTGGCGGAGCCCACCGCCGGACAGGTGCTGCGCGGCCTGCTGGCCTCCCAGGGACAGAGCGAGGAGGCCCTGGCCCCCGCCCTCGGCCTGCCGCTGGAGCAGCTCGTGAAGATGTCCGCGGGGAAGTTCCCGCCGGAGCTCGTGGACGTGCTGGTCACCGCGGCCGAGACCGGGCAGATCCCCGAGGGCGTGCCGACGGCGGCACCGGCCCCGTCACCGACCGGTGCCGCCGTCCCTGCCGTGGAGCCCGACCTGGGCGTCGAGATCGGCGCCCCCGAGCCGTGGACCGAGCAGGTCACGCCCGGCCGCTTCGGTGGCCGGAGCGTCGTCGTCACCGGCGCCGCCTCCGGCATCGGCAAGGCCGTCGCCTCCCGCATCGTGCGCGAGGGCGGCCGCGTCATCGCCGTCGACATCTCCGCCGACGGCCTCGCGGCCCTGGCCGCCGACCTGGGCGAGCAACTCGTGCCCGTCACAGCGGACATCACCGCTCCCGCTTCCGCCGACGCCGTCCTGGCCGCCGCGGGCGGGCGCGTGGACGCCCTGGCCAACGTCGCGGGCGTGATGGACGACGACGCCGCCGTGCACGAAGTCGACGACACGACCTGGGAACGCGTCATGCGCATCAACGTCGACGGCCCGATGCGGCTGATGCGCGCCGTCGTGCCCGGCATGCTCGCCGCGGGCGGCGGCCGGATCGTCAATGTCGTCTCCGAGGCGGCCCTGCGCGGCTCGGCGGCCGGCGCCGCCTACACGACCTCCAAGCACGCCCTGGTCGGCCTGACGATGTCGTCGGCCTATCAGTACGCGGGAACAGGCGTGCAGATCAACGCCGTTGCCCCCGGCGCGGTCGCCACCGGCATCCCGATGCCCGCCGCCGCCCCCTACGGCTCGTCCCGCACGGCGAAGATGCGCGTGGCGATCCCGCGCCTGGCCATGGCCGATGAACTGGCCGCCTCGATCACGTTCCTGCTCAGCAGGGACGCGGTGAACATCAACGGCGCGATCCTGCCCTCCGACGGCGGCTGGTCGGCCGCCTGACACCCGTCTCCCGCACACCAGCAGGTCCGGCCCCTCCCGGACGCGCGGAAGGAGCACCTCCACCCCATGACAGCCCACCGCACACCCCACCCCGGCCCCGCCCTGGCGATCCTGGCCCTCGGCGGCCTGCTGGCCCTGACCGGATGCGGCACCCAGGCCGCCGCCACCACCGCCGCATCGGCCTCGCGCCCCGAGCCGTCCGGCGAAGGCCGCACGATTCGCGCCACCCAGATCGCGCACGTGACCGACCCTCACGAGGCCACCGGCAGGACCCTGCTGGAGGGCCCGGTCCTGGCCGAGGACGGCGACCTGTACGTCGTGGACGTCACCGCACCCGCAGGTGAGCCCAAGGTCCTCTCCGTCGACCTGGCCACCGGGAAGAGCGAGGGCGTCTACACCGACAGGACGGGCGCCTACACCTCCGCGCAGATCAGCCCGTACGACGGCCGCCTCTACCTCACCGACTACACCGGATCGATCGTCAGCATCGAGCCGGACGGCTCGGACCCGCGTACGTTCTTCTCCGGCGAGGTGGACGGCTCCGCCACGAACCTCGACGACATCGCCTTCGACGACGAGGGCAATCTGTACGTCAGTGACCTGCACGGCATGAAGCCCGGCGAGGCCAAGGGCCGCATCGTGCGCATCGACCGCGACGGCGAGAAGTCCACCGTCCTTGCCGACGGGCTCGCCCACCCCAACGGCGTGATGTTCGACCCGAAGCTGCACGGCTTGTGGATCAGTGAACTCGCCGAGAACACCGTCTCCTACCTCCTGCTCGACGCCGACAAGACCGCCGTGACCTCCCAGCACGAGGCCATCCACGTCGACGCCGGGGTGGCCCAGACCGACTCCATCGCCGTGGACGCCGACGGCAACCTCTACCAGGCGCTGCACGGCCGACCGGCCATGGCGGTCTACAGCCCGAACGGAGAGCGGCTCGCCACCGTCGAGATTCCGGCCAACGCCGCCAAGGGGCTGGAATCGGCCACCAATGTCGCGATCACCCCGGGCGGCAAGAAGGCGTACATGACCGTCAGCGGCCCCGACGGCGGGTACGTCTTCCGGTTCACCGCGCTCGCCGAGGGCATCCGCCAGTCCAACGGCGGCTGACGGTCACACGTCGACGTCGGTCTCGACGGGCCGCAACGGCCCCACCTCGATGCCGAGCAGACTCCAGGCCGCCAGAGCGCGACGTTCCCGTTCCTCAGGGGTGGGGCCCGTGACGGCTCCGGAGACCATCGCTACGGCGAGCATGACGTCGTCGGCGGACAGCCGGTGGCCTGCGGGCAGGCACCGTGACAGGACGCCGTGGACGCGCCCGGCCAGCGCCCTGGCCTGCTCGCCGTCGCCCCGCGCGCCCCGTATGCGCAGCAGGTCGACGAACGCCGTCGAGCGGGTCAGGTGCCAGGTGACCACGCCCAGGACGCTCGCGAGGTCGGCTTCGGGCTCGTCGGCGGCCAGCTCGATCTGCTGGACGTTCTCGTCCAGGACGGCGGAGGCCAGCGCGATCCGGTCGGCGAAGTGCCGGTAGAGACTGCCCTGTCCCACCCCAGCGCGGCGGGCGACGGCCGAAAGGGGCGCGTCAAGACCCTGCTCGGCGAAGACCTCGCGGGCGGCCGCGATGAGCGCGGCACGATTGCGGGCCGCAACGCGCCGCCCCTGGTTGGCCGGACGGCCAGCGCCCTTCATGCTGCCGGGGCTGCCCCGCACGGCGGCCGAGTCCTGGGCGTCCGGCGGCGGGCCCTGGGGCGCGGTGGGTTCTTTCACGCTGGAAGGGTAGTACGCCCGCTCTGTGCGGTGATCGCCCAGCGCTCGTGGTCCCTCCACTCGCCGTTGATGAACTGGAAGGCGGTGGAGAATCCCTCGCGGTGGAACCCCAGGCGTTCGACGAGGTTGAGTGAGGCGGTGTTGTCCGGCTGGATGTTCGCTTCCAACCGGTGGAGTTCCAGCCGTTCGAAGGCGAACTCGACCACGAGCCCCAGACCTTCCGTCATGTAGCCGCGGCCGGTGGTGGAGGCGTAGGAGGTGTAGCCGAGGGATCCGCTCTGGAGGCTGCCCCCGACGATGTTGTTGATGTTGACGCCTCCCACGATCGCGCCGGTGTCGTGGCGGCAGATCACGAAGCCCTCGTGGGTGGGCTGCTCGAACCGCTCAAGGGACAGTTCGAAGGCCTCCGCCGTCAGCTCGCCGGCGCCCAGCCAGCGGTGGAGCATCTCGGCGCTCTCCCGGCGCAGCGCGGAGAGCTCCTCGTAGTCCTGACGGCGGAGGCGGCGTATGGCCACGCGTGGGCCCTGCCGGAGGTATCTGGTGGCTGCCATCCGACGAGGGTAGAACCGGGTGTCCGGATCAGCCGACACACGGCCGTAGTCCCCCTGTCGTAATCCGCCTGCATGGTTGATCGTTGGGCCGTCGGAATCAGCCGTACGCCGAACAGGGGGACGATCAATGACCATCAGCCGCAGAGGACTGCTCGGGGCGAGCGCGGCGTTGGGGCTGCTGAGCGCGTGTGGTTCCAACACGGGCCGGGACGACGGCGGTTCAGGGGACGGGCCGAAGCTGTCGCAGTGGTACCACCAGTACGGCGAGCAGGGCACCGAGCAGGCCGTGAAGAAGTATGCCGCCGCCTACAAGAAGGCGAACGTCACCGTCCAGTGGCGGCCCGGCAACTACGACGAACAGACCGCGGCGGCGCTCCTCACCGATTCCGGCCCCGATGTCTTCGAGGCCAACGGACCCTCCCTCGACCAGATCCAGGGCAAGCAGGTGGCCGACCTCACCGAGCTGTTCGACGGCGTCAAGGACGACTTCAACCCTGCTGTCCTCGCCCCGAAGACGTACGACGGCAGGATCTGGGGCATCCCGCAGGTCATCGACATGCAGATGCTCTACTACCGAAAGAGCCTGCTCGCCGACGCCGGTGTCCAGCCGCCCAAGACGCTGGACGAGCTCGTGGACGCCGCGAAGAAACTCACCACGAAGAAGACGAAGGGCCTGTTCCTGGGCAACGACGGCGGCGCCGGCGTCCTGGGCGGCACGCCCCTGCACGCGGCCGGCCTCGAACTCGTCACCGCCGACGGAAAGGTCGGCTTCGACGACCCGGCTGCCGCCCGCGCCCTCGGCAAGATCCACCAGCTGTACGCCGACAAGTCGCTGCTCCTGGGGGCGCCCGCCGACTGGTCGGACCCGTCGGCGTTCGTCCAGGGGCTGACCGCCATGCAGTGGTCGGGCCTGTGGGCGCTGCCGACCGTGCAGAAGGAACTGGGCGACGACTTCGGTGTCCTGCCGTTCCCGAAGGACGGAGCCGCGGGCAAGCCGTCGGTGCCGGTCGGGGCGTACGCCGCCGCGGTCAGCACCCGCAGCAAGCATCAGCAGGCCGGCAAGGACTTCCTCAAGTGGCTGTGGATCGACAGCACCGAACGCCAGGAGGACTTCGCCCTCGCGTACGGATTCCACATCCCGGCCCGCATCTCCCTGGCGAAGAAGGCCGAGAAGCTCAGGAAGGGCGCGGCTGCCGACGCCGTCCGCTACACCACGGAATACGGACATGCCGAACCCCTCCTGTGGACCCCGGCCAGCAGGAGCGCCTACCAGGACGCCCTGAGCCGCATCATCAAGGACGGCGCGAACCCGGACGACGAGCTCAAGAAGGTCGTGCGCAAGGTGTCCGCCGAGCTCGGCCGGGTGAAGAAGACGTCGTGACCACAGCAGCCCGTGACGACCGACAGGCAACCGGGCGACGGAAGTTGTGGGGACACCAGAACCGCACCCTCTGGTTCTGGGTGTTCGTCGGGCCCTTCGTGCTCGGCCTGGGCATCTTCACGTACATCCCGCTCGGGTGGAGCGTCTACCTCAGCTTCTTCGACGCCCACAACACCGTCACCCCGAGCGACTTCGTCGGCTTCGGCAACTACACGGCGATGCTGCAGAACGAGGCGTTCACCGACAGCCTGTGGACCTTCCTCGTCTTCTCGCTGTTCATCGTGCCAGCGACCTACGCGCTCTCCCTCGCGCTCGCCCTCATGGTCCACCGCCAACGCCGCGCCCAGGCGTTCTTCCGCTCGGTCTTCTTCCTGCCCGCGGCCTGCTCCTACGTGGTGGCCGCGCTGATCTGGAAGATGTCCATCTTCAACGGGGTGCGGTTCGGGCTCGCCAACACCGTCCTCGGCTGGTTCGGCGGCGACCAGATCGCCTGGCTGTCGACGACCGACCCGCCCTGGTACTGGGCGGTCATCGTCACCGTC
Protein-coding sequences here:
- a CDS encoding SDR family NAD(P)-dependent oxidoreductase, with product MPNVTPASPLRDWLAEPTAGQVLRGLLASQGQSEEALAPALGLPLEQLVKMSAGKFPPELVDVLVTAAETGQIPEGVPTAAPAPSPTGAAVPAVEPDLGVEIGAPEPWTEQVTPGRFGGRSVVVTGAASGIGKAVASRIVREGGRVIAVDISADGLAALAADLGEQLVPVTADITAPASADAVLAAAGGRVDALANVAGVMDDDAAVHEVDDTTWERVMRINVDGPMRLMRAVVPGMLAAGGGRIVNVVSEAALRGSAAGAAYTTSKHALVGLTMSSAYQYAGTGVQINAVAPGAVATGIPMPAAAPYGSSRTAKMRVAIPRLAMADELAASITFLLSRDAVNINGAILPSDGGWSAA
- a CDS encoding SMP-30/gluconolactonase/LRE family protein, whose translation is MTAHRTPHPGPALAILALGGLLALTGCGTQAAATTAASASRPEPSGEGRTIRATQIAHVTDPHEATGRTLLEGPVLAEDGDLYVVDVTAPAGEPKVLSVDLATGKSEGVYTDRTGAYTSAQISPYDGRLYLTDYTGSIVSIEPDGSDPRTFFSGEVDGSATNLDDIAFDDEGNLYVSDLHGMKPGEAKGRIVRIDRDGEKSTVLADGLAHPNGVMFDPKLHGLWISELAENTVSYLLLDADKTAVTSQHEAIHVDAGVAQTDSIAVDADGNLYQALHGRPAMAVYSPNGERLATVEIPANAAKGLESATNVAITPGGKKAYMTVSGPDGGYVFRFTALAEGIRQSNGG
- a CDS encoding TetR/AcrR family transcriptional regulator produces the protein MKGAGRPANQGRRVAARNRAALIAAAREVFAEQGLDAPLSAVARRAGVGQGSLYRHFADRIALASAVLDENVQQIELAADEPEADLASVLGVVTWHLTRSTAFVDLLRIRGARGDGEQARALAGRVHGVLSRCLPAGHRLSADDVMLAVAMVSGAVTGPTPEERERRALAAWSLLGIEVGPLRPVETDVDV
- a CDS encoding GNAT family N-acetyltransferase; amino-acid sequence: MAATRYLRQGPRVAIRRLRRQDYEELSALRRESAEMLHRWLGAGELTAEAFELSLERFEQPTHEGFVICRHDTGAIVGGVNINNIVGGSLQSGSLGYTSYASTTGRGYMTEGLGLVVEFAFERLELHRLEANIQPDNTASLNLVERLGFHREGFSTAFQFINGEWRDHERWAITAQSGRTTLPA
- a CDS encoding ABC transporter substrate-binding protein, whose product is MTISRRGLLGASAALGLLSACGSNTGRDDGGSGDGPKLSQWYHQYGEQGTEQAVKKYAAAYKKANVTVQWRPGNYDEQTAAALLTDSGPDVFEANGPSLDQIQGKQVADLTELFDGVKDDFNPAVLAPKTYDGRIWGIPQVIDMQMLYYRKSLLADAGVQPPKTLDELVDAAKKLTTKKTKGLFLGNDGGAGVLGGTPLHAAGLELVTADGKVGFDDPAAARALGKIHQLYADKSLLLGAPADWSDPSAFVQGLTAMQWSGLWALPTVQKELGDDFGVLPFPKDGAAGKPSVPVGAYAAAVSTRSKHQQAGKDFLKWLWIDSTERQEDFALAYGFHIPARISLAKKAEKLRKGAAADAVRYTTEYGHAEPLLWTPASRSAYQDALSRIIKDGANPDDELKKVVRKVSAELGRVKKTS
- a CDS encoding carbohydrate ABC transporter permease, encoding MTTAARDDRQATGRRKLWGHQNRTLWFWVFVGPFVLGLGIFTYIPLGWSVYLSFFDAHNTVTPSDFVGFGNYTAMLQNEAFTDSLWTFLVFSLFIVPATYALSLALALMVHRQRRAQAFFRSVFFLPAACSYVVAALIWKMSIFNGVRFGLANTVLGWFGGDQIAWLSTTDPPWYWAVIVTVRLWLQAGFYMVLFLAGLQRISPTLYEAAAVDGARPGWQVFRHITFPQLKATSVAVVLLLVINAFQAFDEFYNLLSDSRGYPPYARPPLVYLYYTALGQGQNLGLGSAGAVLLALIIAVVTVGQAKWFGLGKKEAE